In Dryocola sp. LX212, the genomic stretch GTCTGGCAAGGCTCGCTGATGGGCGCCAGTTCGTTCAGACGTTCCGCCAGCTCAATATAGTTCCCGTAAGGCGTAACCTGGAAACAAGGATGGGTGAACTGCTCCAGCTGCTGACGAACCGCTTCGATGACCGCCGGATGGTTATGACCGGTATTCAGAACGGCGATGCCCGACGCAAAATCGATGTAACGCTTTCCCTCGACGTCCCACAGTTCAGCGTTCTTTGCTTTCTCTATATAGACAGGCAGTGAGTTACCGACGCCGTGCGGGACGGCCTGCTCACGCCGCGACTGCCACTGCTGATTGGTTTGCTTCATACGGACTCCTTGCGCACAAAAAACCTCTGCAAAACAAAGCAGAGGAGAAAATTTAAACGCGAAGACATTGTCAGAAGATATATCGATCCACTTTTAACAATAGATGTCCGTCCTGGGGTCTGCCACTCACCCGGAAGCATTATTTTACGCGGTGCCGTAGACGGTGGCGATCTCCGGGCTGGCAACGATTTGCTCCCGCCACCACTCGCTGGCAAGCCCTGCTGTTTGTTCGTTCCAGCCAATCCAGACCGGTACAAACGGCACGTGGGAGACAACCTGTTTTTCCACCAGCACGCCACTTTCGATAAACCGCTGCGCCATGTAGCGCGGCATGTAGCCGCAGCCGATCCCGCTGATTTGCAGCTCAAGTTTGGTTTTGAAATCAAAGACCGTTATGGCTTCCTGGTCTTCGAGCAGGTGCATCGCGCGGGAAGGTTCAAGACGAGAAGTGTCGCCCACTACCACTGCCCTGCTGCGTTTGATTATTCGGCGAGTGAGCGGCTCTTCCGCCTCGGCGAGGGGGTGATGAGGGGCAACGACAAATACGATCTCCAGCTGACCCAGCAGCGTAAAGCCAAAGCCGCTTAATGAGGGCGGGTCGCTCATAGCGCCGACGATGATGTCGGCCCTCCCCTCGGTCAGCGCTTCCCATGAGCCACCCAGCACGCCGTTAATGAATTTCAGCCGCGTCACGCTGTAGCTTTTATAAAACGCCTCGATAAGCGGCGTCAGGAGCGAAAACGGAAAGGAGTCATCGACGCCGATCACCAGCTCGTTTTCCCAGCCCTGATGAAGTTTGATCGCCTGCTGCTCCAGCTCGCGAACGGTATGCAGCACTTCGCGGCCTTTTTCCAGCAGCAGTTGACCGGTGCGGGTGAAGCGGGCGCGGTGCCCCGTCCGGTCGAGGATTTGAATATTGAGATCGTTTTCGAGTTTCTGAACGGTGTAGCTGAGCGCTGAAGGTGTTTTAAAGAGCTTCGTTGCCGCCGCAGCAAAGCTCCCCTCTTTATCCAGGGCGTCGAGAATAATCAGTACATCCAGCAATGGTTTCATACTCGCCTCGACGATAACGAGCAATGCCCCCGCTGTGCTATTGCATAGGCATCACTAAAGGATTTGGATACTGATATTCAAATCCGAGTTCATTGCAAATTCGGCTACCGTCCACCAGCTTTCCACGCCCTGAAACCTGCTGCGCGCGGAAACCCGGCGCGGGTAGATTCAGCTGGCGCGCCATCTGCGAATAAAATTCTTCGCGTGACGGATGACCGGGTGCACATAAATTATAGATGTGTCCGCCCTTCGGAGCCTGCAACAACAGCGTAATTGCTGAAATCACATCTTCCAGATGGACCAGATTGACACCGTGTCCCCCATTAGCCACGTCGGCTTTGCCTGCAAGGAAACGGCCCGGATGGCGTTCAGGCCCCACCAGCCCCGCGAGGCGCAGAATATCAACGGACGTGCCCGGCAAGTCGTGCAGCCACTGTTCCAGCTCTTTAAGAACGCGACCGCTGGCCGTAACCGGATTAAGAGGAGAGATCTCTTTTACCGTTCCTTCTTCATCGCCGTAGACCGACGTTGAGCTGGTAAAAATAATGCGCGGGATCTGGTGCGCCAGCGCGCTGTCTACAATTTCCTGCACGGCCTGACGGTAAAAATCATCGCCGTCTCCAGCCCGGCGGGCAGGAAGCGTAATCACCAGCGCATCGGCGTTCAGTAAGGCATCCAGATCGTCGCTTTCGCAGACCAACTCCGGGGTCAGCTCAAGCTGATAGCCGTCAATGCCGCACATGCGGGCGGCTTCCACGCCGTCCAGCGTCGTTTTGCTGCCGGTAACCTGCCAGCCCCTCGCTGATAATGACAGCCCTAACGGCATTCCCAGC encodes the following:
- a CDS encoding SDR family oxidoreductase yields the protein MKTVAIVGLGWLGMPLGLSLSARGWQVTGSKTTLDGVEAARMCGIDGYQLELTPELVCESDDLDALLNADALVITLPARRAGDGDDFYRQAVQEIVDSALAHQIPRIIFTSSTSVYGDEEGTVKEISPLNPVTASGRVLKELEQWLHDLPGTSVDILRLAGLVGPERHPGRFLAGKADVANGGHGVNLVHLEDVISAITLLLQAPKGGHIYNLCAPGHPSREEFYSQMARQLNLPAPGFRAQQVSGRGKLVDGSRICNELGFEYQYPNPLVMPMQ
- a CDS encoding LysR substrate-binding domain-containing protein; translated protein: MKPLLDVLIILDALDKEGSFAAAATKLFKTPSALSYTVQKLENDLNIQILDRTGHRARFTRTGQLLLEKGREVLHTVRELEQQAIKLHQGWENELVIGVDDSFPFSLLTPLIEAFYKSYSVTRLKFINGVLGGSWEALTEGRADIIVGAMSDPPSLSGFGFTLLGQLEIVFVVAPHHPLAEAEEPLTRRIIKRSRAVVVGDTSRLEPSRAMHLLEDQEAITVFDFKTKLELQISGIGCGYMPRYMAQRFIESGVLVEKQVVSHVPFVPVWIGWNEQTAGLASEWWREQIVASPEIATVYGTA